Below is a window of Rhodamnia argentea isolate NSW1041297 chromosome 11, ASM2092103v1, whole genome shotgun sequence DNA.
AGCCGATGTATAGGGAGCCGGGCAGGGCCATGGCGAGGATGATGTAGCCGACGGCCATTAGAATCTGGGATGCCGCGTTCCAAAGCGGCCTTGGAGTTCCGGCTTTCCTAAAGAGAACAACATTGAACGAGTCATGAGATCACTGGGAAACCTCGATAGTCAAAAGCTGTACGTTCTTGCTATGCATATACACAACAAGCGATTAGACAGTAATTCAACTGCAAATGTGACAGGTAAGAAGTGACTTGATTTTCAACTACATACTCCAGgcatataatttttcaaaaagtcgtaaatttatcatacttttatcaattaaatcttttttttttttaattttatcaactaATTCCTACACCTTCACTTTTGACCAATATTCATccgatcgaaaatcgctgacgtagaGACCGATTTTTTCAGGTGGCACCGTCGATACTGACCGATGTTGACGTGAACAAATCTTAATAatacttaaatatttttttcaaaacttttatttattttttttcctactgGCAAATCACGGTCCTCGCCCGTGGCCAACGAGGCTGACCTCGCTCATACCATTGATCTCTATATGTCGTAGCACAGCAGGGTAATGCTATCAATACCCAGATAGGTATTTAAAATCAACTTACAAAGCGACATGACGTTTTAGAAGTGGGGACATTCAACGACCAATGTCGAGCAATCCCGCCTTCGACTAGTGACCTCTTTATAGAGTTGATTAAAACACACAAACTGCTCTTAAAGCGACGTACCTCCATTTGATAAAAACTTGGACAACGACCTGGAAAAGTCGTCCCCCCTAAATGGACTCAAATACCGAATTTGGCCGACCAATTTCGGTGGACAATGACATTAATAAAAGATCCATTACATTCCACTCGATTTATGTGAACGCTAAGccctttttatttataatttttttaattgctgcATTGGGCACCCGTTTTAGATGACCCGGAATATGGATATTAGTGCTAAGTCGGGTTCAAATTGTATGAAATTATTGGTTTATTAATTGCGTTTCCTCATCTGAAAAATATAAAGAGAACCATAGAATTACGGGGAGGGAGCAGGGGAGACTTACTTGAGGAAGAACTCGGACAGAGTACCCGACCCGATCCGGCCGAAAAATCCCCAGATGCTGGTTAACGAGACGAACATGGACACGTCGGTGTAACCCAGAGCCAACCCCATCTGCCCCATGTTGTTCATCACCGCCAGTCCGGTCCCCACCCCGCACAAGAACGACACGAACAGGATCCAGAAATCCACGCTCCTCATCGCCTCCAATATCGTGTGGTCCTCTCCGATCACCGGCCTCCTCTTccccgccgcctcctcctccaccaccacggCCTCCGGCTTCTGCTGGCTCTCCGGGACGACCTCCTGCCTCAGCAGCGGCTCGGCCAGGTCGTCCCGGCCCCGCTGCTTCTCCACGTCCGCGCGGGACGGCTTGTCGGAACCCTCGAGAGACGGCCCCGAGGAGGTCAAGCTCTTCAAGAAGCAGTACGCCGGCACGGCCAGCGGCGAGGCCAGGAGCACGATGAGGAAGGCGGCGAACGCGCGGGAGATGGCCCGGCCGTGGGGGGCGGTGACGTCGAACGCGAGCAGGtagacggcggcggcgacggccaCCGCGTTGAAGACGCCGAAGTAGCGGGACTCCTCCTTGGGGTCTTCGGAAGCGGCGGGGGGAGGGGACTCGCGGAGGAAGAGGACGGCGGAGAGGCAGACGGCGAAGGGGACgagggcgaggaggaggaggaaggaagagggggaggaggagaagagggcgGAGGCGAGGTCGGTGAAGATGGCGGTGCTGAGGCCGACGAAGCCCTTGAGGATGCCGGAGACGGGGCCGCGGTTGCGGCGGAAGTTGCGTATGCAGGTGACGAGGACCGCCGTGTTCATCCACGTGGTGCTGTTCCCTCCCAAGCACAGGAAGATGCACATCTGTCCCCCATAAATTCCAAGCGGTTCAGTGACGGGCGAAAACGTGGATCGTAGCAGAGCAGGCAAAATTCTTTTACACCATTTTTCTCGTGATGCATCCCATCACAAATCACAACCAAAAGAACGTCATGCGAATCGATCTGCTCCTGCTCatgggtttagggttttcattctgttcctttttattttcattttctttcgtcTTAGGTCAACCGACATATCGTGAACCAAGTAGGAAAAAACAGGGGCAAAAGGGGGAAAATATCCACTTCTTGTGCTTATTCCTTCCTTTGTCCAttgaaataaattaattattaaagGCGAAAGCTTGCTTCCTAAGCAAAACAAACACGGGGTGCAAGTGGGTATATGCTTGCACACGGTTTATAACATCGAGCGAAAAGTTGTCAATTACGTTAAAGCAATGTGAAACATAATTAAACAAATGGTACTCtctaaaaatatgattttcaaTTAAGAAATAGAAGTTTATCATATGACATAACGAGTGGATAAAAGTATGTTATTTTTAAGGAGTGGGGGATCAAAACCACAAATATTTTTGTCGGCTTTCAATGGGTTCGAGACCTTTTTGGCTCCTTCCCGGTAGCCACACAGAATAGAAATCTTCGCTTTGGGTGCAACGAGGAATAAGCAAAAAGCATATGTTCATCAAAAGAAAGCCTCCAAAAGTTCCAAATTCAAGAAACAAGAGCGAATATTAGTAAGTCAAGCTCTTATTTAGGGCAACAAGGGAGATTATCGAATATTCTCCGAATCGTGGGACGGGCGTTGCGTGTTTTTTTACCTGCCAGTAAGGGAGGGGCTGGATCCTCCGGCTGACGACGAGCCACTGCGCCCCGTAGCCCACCAAACCCTCGACCGACCCGATGAGCAGGATCACGGGCGTCGGGAGGCGGTCGGAGGCGAGGCCGGCGAGGAGCCCGAAGGCCTTGCCCACGTCCTTGGCGACGGAGAGGTTGTTGAGCTGGAGCTGGGTGAGGCCCATGAGGGACTTGAGGGCGTCGGAGTAGTTGGAGAAGGTGTAGTTGTTGCCGGAGATGGCCTGCACCCACACCGCCGTCACGAAGCCCAGCCACTTCCAGGccgcggcggaggcggaggaggaggaggaggaggagggaagtCGGAAGCCCATTGGACCGAACGAACAGTCCGAGTCCGAGCTGGggttgagaaagaaagagagagagagagagagagagagagaggggatttGAATGGTGGGTGGTGGGTGCTTTGAACGAGGAGGCAGCGTGTATTTAAAGCACAAAAAGAGATATATTTTCCacaatattttataatttcctttctttttccgagtatttttttttgttttttatgacAACTTGAGGGGGCTTCAAGGTTGGCGACTGCTGGGAGGGAAATCGACACGTACGGTGGAGGTTCCTGGGATGTT
It encodes the following:
- the LOC115735653 gene encoding protein NUCLEAR FUSION DEFECTIVE 4-like — its product is MGFRLPSSSSSSSASAAAWKWLGFVTAVWVQAISGNNYTFSNYSDALKSLMGLTQLQLNNLSVAKDVGKAFGLLAGLASDRLPTPVILLIGSVEGLVGYGAQWLVVSRRIQPLPYWQMCIFLCLGGNSTTWMNTAVLVTCIRNFRRNRGPVSGILKGFVGLSTAIFTDLASALFSSSPSSFLLLLALVPFAVCLSAVLFLRESPPPAASEDPKEESRYFGVFNAVAVAAAVYLLAFDVTAPHGRAISRAFAAFLIVLLASPLAVPAYCFLKSLTSSGPSLEGSDKPSRADVEKQRGRDDLAEPLLRQEVVPESQQKPEAVVVEEEAAGKRRPVIGEDHTILEAMRSVDFWILFVSFLCGVGTGLAVMNNMGQMGLALGYTDVSMFVSLTSIWGFFGRIGSGTLSEFFLKKAGTPRPLWNAASQILMAVGYIILAMALPGSLYIGSIVVGICYGVRLAVTVPTASELFGLKYYGLIYNVLILNLPLGSFLFSGLLAGLLYDAQATRTAGGGNTCVGPNCYRLVFVVMAVACVVGFGLDVLLAVRSKKVYAKIYASKKSKKMGSDGQ